A region of the bacterium genome:
GATCCCGAAATAGACGAAATATATATGAAGGCAATGGATTCTATTGCAGGATATTCCTCTATGTTTCTTGCTCGTCTTGCCAAATTAGAAGGTAAGAAAAAGTTATTAGATTTAGGCGGAGGACCAGGAACTTTTGCCATAACATTCTGTAAAATAAACCCAATGATAAAAGCTATTGTATTTGATTTTCCAGGGATTGTTGAGATTGCAAAGAAAAATATAGCAAAGCACCGTATGGAACAGAATATTGATGTATTAGGAGGAGATTTCACCAAAGATGATATTGGTAAAGATTATGATTGTGTGATATTATCTAATGTGATGCATTTCTTCAATCCAGAACAGAATAAAAATACAGTTAAGAAGGCTTATGAGGCTTTGAATAATGGAGGAGTGTTTATATTGCATGATTTCTTCTTAGAAGACGAAGAGAAAACCAAACCTTTTGTAGTCGCAGAACTCACTATAGATTGGTTGACTATGGGATTGGTGTTCAACTTTTCAAGAAAGGAAATTACAGAAATGTTTAAGGAAATAGGTTTTACCGAAGTTATTTTTAAAAGACTTCCCTATTTACCAACTTCAGCAGTAATTGGTAAGAAGGAGTAATTTAAAAGCATGGAAGTATGTGAGAAGAAAGGTAAGTATAAAAAGATAATAAGCAATTTTAATACGGAAAAGGGGACTTTTTGTGCCCTTTGCAATACTAAAAGTCTTTTTGAATATTATGGTTACAAACTTAGTGAGGCTATGTATTGTGGACTCTCTGGTTATTTAGGATTCTTTTATACTCGTGAAAGCCTTGAATCAAAAGAAATTCTCTACGGAAGAATCGGAAATCATGATATAATTCTGAAAAATCTATGTAATGCTTTAAATATAAGACTCAAAGAAAGAACAATATACGATGATGAAGAGGCTTGGATATTAGCAAAAGAAAGTCTAAACAAAAATATTCCACTATTGTTATGTGTTGACGATTTTTACTTAGAATATCACTTCTACTTTAATAAGATACATTATCTACGAGTGGCAGACCTGATTGGGTTTGACGAAAAAGAAGGGGTGGTACTTCTATATGATATTGAAAAGAGGACAAACTCAATTGAGAATTTTAAGAAAGCAAGGAATTCTGAAGTCAATGGTATAAAGAATAATAATATGTGGTATGAATTTGAATTCCCCTCGGAACTTCCATCTTTAATAGAACCAATAAAAAATGGTATTAACCAGAGTGTGAAAATGATGTTGGATGAAGAGAGTAATGAAACTCGATTTTATGGAATTACAGGTATTAGAACCTTTGCAGGGGATGTAGGAGAATGGGTGAAGAAATGGGGGGAAGAGGAGTTATATGCTAATATAGAGAATATGTATGTTCAAATAAATAGACCTGGCGGTCCAACAATAAGTAGATCTTTATTCTCGGAGTTTTTATTTGAAGCGAGCGATATTATTAATAATAAGGAGCTGTATAAAATAGGTAGAGAATTTAAGGAGATTTCAAAGGCATGGGAAATAATAGGAAATTTGTTCTTTAAATGGGGTGCAGGAGCATATGATGTCATACCAAGGATACAAGCACGACTGCTAAAGATTGCAGATAAAGAAGAAAGACTGTTTGCTGCCTTGAGGAACATAGTAATTTAGTGGAAGAGGTAAAAATGGTTATACAAGGAAAACAAATAGATAATAAGAAGATTCCATTACTGGTAAATGATTTTGTAATTCGAGAAGATATCTGTAACTCCCGATGTGAATATTGTCTAATAGGGGATAGCTCGATAAAGGAAGACCGTTCGGTGAAAAGAACAAATGGAATTGTCCGATTTGATCCCAAAAAGATAAAGGAACCGTTACTTTATCAACCCGGCACTCCCTTAAAGATCCGTATCGACAAGGTATTAAATATAATGGAGGATTACACCCATACATCTATTCTAAAGATTAGTGGAGGAGAGGTATTTTTAATTAAGAATATAATTGGATTATTAGAAGATAGACATACTCATTACTCAAATGTACAAGTCTTGACAAATGGAACTCTATTAAACCGTGAAATAGTTAAGAGATTGGCAGATATTCCAAGTATGAATGTGCAATTTACCATTGATGGGCATACCCTTGAAATGAACTCATATCGGGTAAAAACTCAAACTCTCCAGGATAAATTAATGAAAAACCTTGATTTGTTAATAGAATACAAAATACCGGTGGAAATCAATTGTGTCTTGACAAATAAAAATACAGAAAATTTGGATAAATTTGTGGAGTACCT
Encoded here:
- a CDS encoding methyltransferase is translated as MFADPTKILELMYAYKTSEALFAANELDVFTLLNKKPLRGEEIANKLNTVPRATIVLLDFLVTIGLLNREKGRYSNTSISEKFLVRGSSGYLGDLIRFERHLDTKITTTNLLKGIKGEVEELQAGIDPEIDEIYMKAMDSIAGYSSMFLARLAKLEGKKKLLDLGGGPGTFAITFCKINPMIKAIVFDFPGIVEIAKKNIAKHRMEQNIDVLGGDFTKDDIGKDYDCVILSNVMHFFNPEQNKNTVKKAYEALNNGGVFILHDFFLEDEEKTKPFVVAELTIDWLTMGLVFNFSRKEITEMFKEIGFTEVIFKRLPYLPTSAVIGKKE
- a CDS encoding DUF4872 domain-containing protein, producing the protein MEVCEKKGKYKKIISNFNTEKGTFCALCNTKSLFEYYGYKLSEAMYCGLSGYLGFFYTRESLESKEILYGRIGNHDIILKNLCNALNIRLKERTIYDDEEAWILAKESLNKNIPLLLCVDDFYLEYHFYFNKIHYLRVADLIGFDEKEGVVLLYDIEKRTNSIENFKKARNSEVNGIKNNNMWYEFEFPSELPSLIEPIKNGINQSVKMMLDEESNETRFYGITGIRTFAGDVGEWVKKWGEEELYANIENMYVQINRPGGPTISRSLFSEFLFEASDIINNKELYKIGREFKEISKAWEIIGNLFFKWGAGAYDVIPRIQARLLKIADKEERLFAALRNIVI
- a CDS encoding radical SAM protein, with the protein product MVIQGKQIDNKKIPLLVNDFVIREDICNSRCEYCLIGDSSIKEDRSVKRTNGIVRFDPKKIKEPLLYQPGTPLKIRIDKVLNIMEDYTHTSILKISGGEVFLIKNIIGLLEDRHTHYSNVQVLTNGTLLNREIVKRLADIPSMNVQFTIDGHTLEMNSYRVKTQTLQDKLMKNLDLLIEYKIPVEINCVLTNKNTENLDKFVEYLLRYEGKLILLPYPVRGTAKSKYFPLPEQLKGIEKLIENYTLYQGVLPPLIYLSSLLEYLIRRKRVLKCSLPLCMFQLFDDGIITPCVNMWTVILGNILNEKPEPVFDKIGKEKIYNLMLTDEPSTPFCKQCFTPWDVINLYFQGEIPLEVLCEMPLYAKEEIKKKLERLKEITIERGGKK